A segment of the Peptoclostridium acidaminophilum DSM 3953 genome:
ATTCACAGGCATAGACGGCCTCAGGTTCAAGAGGGAGGTACGCCCGGGCGACACCCTTACTATGACAGTGGAATTCACAAAGGTAAGAAGAGGAATAGGAAAGGCTCAGGCCAGCGCATATGTGGGCGAGGAGCTCGCATGCAGCGGAGAGCTCATGTTTGCAATAGTGGAAAGATAACAAGTGTAGCGGCCAACGAGTCTTAGAATGCCTGGAAAGCAGGCGCTCTAAGACTTTTTGCTCAGTAGGGGCCATTTGGCCCGTTGTTATTAGGAGGATATTATGAAATTCATTAAAAAGACATCAATTGCTTTGGCACTGGCACTCATGCTCTCAGCGTCGGGCGCAGCGCATGCACAGGGTACGCTGATATACGAGAAGCAAAACCAGGAGGTTCTTGCCAAGGGTATTGTATACAAGAACATATACAGGTTCACTGAAGGCGGAATAGTAAACATCAACCTTATTGAGGCCGATGTAAGGGATTCCGAAGTTGACTTTGATGTGCTCTACAACAAGGAAGGCTTCAGCAAGAGGGCGAAGCTCAGCACAATGGTATCGCAAAGTCCGGACGTAGTGGCAGCAGTAAACGGAGACTTTTTCAGCATGTCAAGCCCTTCGTTTTCGCTGGGAGCCATAGTAAAGGATGGCAAGCTGCTTTCGAACCCGCACTATGAGGAGCAAAAGTATGCCTCCATACTAGTGGACGGCTCAAGGAACGTAGTGTTCGACTACATAAGCCCCAATGTAAAGGCGCAGAACGTGGCAAGGGGAGTGGACGTGCCCGTGGCGGCAGTCAATAAGCCCAGCCAGTACTATGCAAATATAGTCGCCTATACAAAGGAGTACTCAGCCAAGTCGCCTGGAGCCACAAGCGCATACTACGACGTGTGCGAGGTCGTAGTTGACTCGGGCAGCGTCATTGACGTAAGATACGGCCAGCCGGCCGTAGACATACCCGAAAACGGCTACGTGCTCAGCGCGGGGGGCAACAACGGCCTGGTGCTAAGGGACAACTTTGCAGCAGGAGAGCAGGTGTCTCTCGACACGAGCTTGACGCTCAACTACGGCGACGTAGAAACAGCTATGGGGGCGGGCAGCGTGCTTCTCAAAAATGGAGAGTACACTCCGCTCACACAAAACATAAAGGGCAAGTCGCAAAGGACGGCAATAGGCCTTATGCCATCAGGCAAGCTCGTGATGTTCACATCCGACGGCAGGCTGACACACAGCCCCGGCATGGATGCAAGCGAGGTGGCTGGGTACCTCAAGGAGCTGGGCTGTACTGACGCTGTAATGCTAGACGGCGGCGGCTCAACAGAGCTCATAGCCAAGGGCAGCATTAAAAACACACTCACAGACGGCTCGGAAAGGGCAATACTCAACGCCTTTGCAGTAAAGAGCCTTTCGCAGAAAGGAGCCTTCGACCATCTGGGAGGCTATCTTGTAAAGGCCACATCATATGTAGGAGAGGGAGTTCCAGTAAAGCTGACATTCCACGACGCGAGCGGCAATCAGCTTGATCTGGGAGCCAATAGCGCCCAATTCACATCAAGCGGAATAAGCGGCTACTACAGCAACGGCGCATTTGTGCCGACTTCGGCGGGCAAGGGAACGGTTACAGCCAGCTACGGCGGCACGAGCATAAGCTTCGAGCTTGAGGCGATAGAGAAGACAAGCAGCGACTCGCTTTTTGACAGCGAGCTTACAAGGAGCGACCTTGAAGGCGGCACGACGCTGGCGTTCCTTGGAGACATGAGCATGCCAAAGGAGCAAAAGCTTATGGACAGGCTCATAGTCAGCAAGCTTCAGGAGAGCATAGCATCGCTTGGTGCGAGCAAGGCGGTAGTAATAGGCAACAACAATTCAAGCGGAACAGCCAAGCTTTCAGGCAGATTGATAGACGTCAAATCAGGCTTTAGGGCTATAGAAATAGATCCGGAGACAGCTGTGGTTACGCTCGAGAATTCAAGCGGCACATTCTATAAGCAGGCAGGACAGTGGAACTTCATAAACACAATACTCTCGTCAAACTACAAGAACGTGATAGTAGTGTTTACATCAAAGAGCCAGCTGGGCTTTGCCGATGAGGTGAATATATTCAAGGATAACGTGTACCAGGCTGCGAAGGACAAGAACATATGCGTGGTATACAAGGGCAGCGAATTCTCCCAGACTGTAGAGGGCAATGCCAGATACGTATCGATACCCGACTACGCAGATCTCAGTAAGGGCGATTTCTGGAACGACTACAAGTACCTTGCAATAAACATAAAGCCTGACGGCATTAAATACGGGCATGTTAACATATTCAAGCAGACAGAAAACTAGGTGGAATTCTATTTCACTTGAATTGAATACGGCAAAAAAAATAAGGCCCTAGCTGCATTGCAGCCGGGGCCTTTAAATTCACTTTATAAAATTTGACTTTATGTGGAAGACTATGCGCCGAAAGCTTCCTTTTTAAGGATTTCAGCCTTATCTGTCTTCTCCCAAGTAAAGTCAGCGTCGTTTCTGCCGAAGTGTCCGTATGCGGCAGTCTTTCTGAATATAGGTCTTCTAAGGTTCAGGTAATTGATTATAGCGCCTGGTCTCAGGTCAAAGTGCTTTGCTATAAGCTCGGATATTGCATCCTCTGATATCTTGCCAGTTCCGAAAGTGTCAACAAGTATTGATACAGGCTGAGCAACGCCTATTGCGTATGCAAGCTGAACCTCGCACTTGTCCGCAATGCCAGCGGCAACTATGTTTTTTGCAACGTATCTTGCAGCGTAGGCAGCAGATCTGTCAACCTTTGTTGAATCCTTTCCGGAGAAAGCGCCTCCGCCGTGTCTAGAGTAGCCGCCGTAAGTATCAACTATTATCTTTCTTCCTGTAAGTCCGGCGTCTCCCTGAGGTCCGCCTATAACGAATCTGCCCGTTGGGTTTACAAGAATCCTTGTATTGTCGTCTATAAGATTTGCTGGAACTATCTTGTTTATTACGTTCTCAACAAGGTCTTTTTCAATAGTCGTGTGGTCAACATCAGGGCAGTGCTGAGTAGATATAAGCACAGTGTCAACTCTCACAGGCTTGTCTCCGTCGTACTCAACCGTAACCTGAGTTTTTCCGTCAGGTCTCAGGTAGTCAAGCGTACCGTTTTTTCGAACGTCTGAAAGTCTCTTTGCAAGCTTGTGTGCAAGAGATATAGGAAGAGGCATAAGTTCCTCAGTCTCGTTGCAGGCGAAGCCGAACATTATTCCCTGGTCTCCGGCGCCAAGAGCCTCAACATCATCCTGCATAGCTCCTTCCTTGCGCTCAAGGGCCTCGTCAACGCCCATTGCTATGTCCGAAGACTGCTCGTCTATTGAAGTAAGCACTGCGCATGTGTTGCAGTCGAAGCCGTACTTGGCTCTTGTGTAGCCGATTTCCTCTATAGTATTTCTAACTATCTTTGGTATGTCAACGTATGCATTAGTAGATATCTCGCCCACTACTAGCACAAGTCCTGTAGTTACAGTAGTCTCGCACGCAACCCTTCCCGCTGGGTCCTTCTCGATTATTGCGTCGAGAATGGCGTCTGAAATTTGGTCGCATATCTTGTCAGGATGGCCCTCTGTAACTGATTCAGATGTAAAAAGTCTTCTTGCCATTGAAACGTCCTCCTAAATTTTCATTTTAAAATAAAAAAACCTCTTTCGCACGCGAAGAGGCAGACTTTTATAGTCAACCTCATCTTCCAGAACGAATTCTGCAGGATTTAGCACATTTCCAGACTAGCTGGCTGTTGCCGGGTTTCATAGGGCCTGTCCCTCAACCACTCTTGATAAGGTAATCAAGATTTCATATTTTATTTTCAAGTAATTTTAATGTTACTATTATAAAAAACCTTTGTCAACAAAATTTTATAAAAAAATTGTTTAAAATTAAACATTTATTATCTGGTGTGAAAGAAACAGCACAATCAGGCCTGCAGCAAGGTTTCCAAGCATTATAACGGGAGCGGCCAGCTTGAGCCTTATGTCGAGCAGGGAAGCTATCATTGAGCCCGTCCACGCGCCTGTTGTTGGCAGGGGAACGGCCACGAAAAGGAATAGCCCCAAGAGGATGTATTTTGGGTTTATCCTGCGGCTCTTTTTTATTGTCCTTTCATACAAATAGCTGCCGAACCTCCTGAATATCCTGGTGGTTTCAAACCATGCCAGAAGCCGTCTGAAGAACATTATAAGGAAGGGAACCGGCAGGCTCGCGCCTATAACGCATATTAGCAGGTTTTTATAGGGGTTAAAGCCCCATGCTACCCCAAAGGGGATTGCGCCGCGCAGCTCTATAAAGGGAGTTGTGGATATGAGGGCCAGGAGCAGCTCTTTGGGTATGTTGGTCAATGAGTCCATTTGAGGGTCTCCTTTGTATTTAACAGTCAAGTGATGGATTAATGGTGGTCGGGTGGTATACTAATATATGGTATGGGAATATTATAGCAGTTTGAATCTCGTGTAACAACAAGTCTTATGAGGAATCCAGCGGCGTAAAAATAATCCTGCGGCATAACCCGGCCTTTCATTTTCGCTTTGTGATTTCTATAATATTGAGCATTCTTTTTGCTGGGAAATTGGATAGATAAATTTAATGGAAAAGGTAATGGTATAGAATATTTTGATGACAAATAATTAGAGCATTGGGAATTCTATATTTTAATATGATAGGCAAGTGGGTATCAATATAAAGATGCTTTATGTGCATGTTATCAAATAACAATAATTGGAACAATAGATATATAACCAAGGGGGATATTTTAGATGGACTACATGAAGGGTTACAACGAATGGCTAAGCAGCAGCTTCTTTGACGAGGATGTCAAAGAGGAACTTAGGAGCATAGCCGACAACCAAAAGGAGATAGAGGACAGGTTCTACAGGGATCTGGAGTTTGGCACAGGCGGACTCAGAGGCGTTGTAGGCATGGGAACCAACAGAATGAACAAGTACACTGTGAGAAGGGCGACTTACGGCCTGGCTCAGTATATACTGGAAAAGGATGAAAAGGCTGCAGAAAAGGGCGTTGTAATAGCCCATGACAACAGGAACATGTCGAGGGAGTTTACTATAGAGTCGGCGCTTACGCTTGCCGCTTGCGGTATAAAGACATACATATTCGACGATTTGAGGCCAACGCCTCAGCTTTCGTTCACAGTAAGAAACGTGAACGCAGCTGCAGGCATAGTGATTACTGCAAGCCACAATCCGCCGGAGTACAACGGCTACAAGGCGTATGGCGAGGACGGCGCGCAGCTTAACGTCGAGGAATCCGAGCGTGTAATAGAGAAGGTCAACGCCGTAACAGACTACAGCAGCATACCTGTAATGGACGAGGAAAAGGCGCTCGAGAAGGGTCTTATAAAGATCTTCGGCTACAATGCTGACGAGGATTTCATAAATGCGGTAAGAAAGCAGTCGCTCTGCGAGGATATTGTAAGAAAGGTTGCAGACGACCTCAAGATAGTGTTCACTCCGCTGCATGGCACAGGAAACATGCCTGTAAGAAGGATACTAAAGGAAGTCGGCTTCAAGCATGTTCTGGTTGTGCCTGAGCAGGAAAAGCCGGATCCGGGATTCTCGACTGTTGAGTATCCGAATCCGGAGGACCCGGCTGCTTTCAAGCTTGCAATTGAGCTGGCAAAGGAGAACGGAGCGCACATAATAATAGCAACCGATCCGGACTGCGACAGGGTGGGCGTAGCTGCAAGAAACAAGCAGGGCGAATACGAACTCCTTACAGGCAATCAGACGGGAGCTCTTTTGCTTGACTTTGTGCTAAAGAACATGTCGGGTTCAGGCAGGATGCCTGGGAGTCCTGTGGTGATAAAGACCATAGTTACATCGAGAATGGGCGACAAGATAGCCGCTGAATACGGCGTTGACGTTGCAGACACTCTCACTGGCTTCAAGTTCATAGCCGAGATGGCCAAGGGCTTTGAAGACAGAGGCGAAAAGAGTTTCGTGTTCGGCTACGAGGAGAGTTACGGCTACTTGGCAGGTGACCACGCAAGGGACAAGGACGCGGTTGTCGCATCTATGCTAGCGGCAGAGATGGCGGCCTACTACTACTCAAGAGGCAAGGACCTTTTCGAAGGTCTTGAAGAGCTCTACAAGAAATACGGCTACTTCAGCGACGGCCTTGAGAATATAACACTCAAGGGCAGAGA
Coding sequences within it:
- a CDS encoding COG2426 family protein, whose protein sequence is MDSLTNIPKELLLALISTTPFIELRGAIPFGVAWGFNPYKNLLICVIGASLPVPFLIMFFRRLLAWFETTRIFRRFGSYLYERTIKKSRRINPKYILLGLFLFVAVPLPTTGAWTGSMIASLLDIRLKLAAPVIMLGNLAAGLIVLFLSHQIINV
- a CDS encoding phospho-sugar mutase, which gives rise to MDYMKGYNEWLSSSFFDEDVKEELRSIADNQKEIEDRFYRDLEFGTGGLRGVVGMGTNRMNKYTVRRATYGLAQYILEKDEKAAEKGVVIAHDNRNMSREFTIESALTLAACGIKTYIFDDLRPTPQLSFTVRNVNAAAGIVITASHNPPEYNGYKAYGEDGAQLNVEESERVIEKVNAVTDYSSIPVMDEEKALEKGLIKIFGYNADEDFINAVRKQSLCEDIVRKVADDLKIVFTPLHGTGNMPVRRILKEVGFKHVLVVPEQEKPDPGFSTVEYPNPEDPAAFKLAIELAKENGAHIIIATDPDCDRVGVAARNKQGEYELLTGNQTGALLLDFVLKNMSGSGRMPGSPVVIKTIVTSRMGDKIAAEYGVDVADTLTGFKFIAEMAKGFEDRGEKSFVFGYEESYGYLAGDHARDKDAVVASMLAAEMAAYYYSRGKDLFEGLEELYKKYGYFSDGLENITLKGREGEEKIKDIMKHLREEPMEHINGAKVIGVKDYAQGLDGLPKSNVLIFDLEDGSWFAARPSGTEPKIKFYFSAEGITREESENRLEKLSASVMKHIISMI
- the metK gene encoding methionine adenosyltransferase; this encodes MARRLFTSESVTEGHPDKICDQISDAILDAIIEKDPAGRVACETTVTTGLVLVVGEISTNAYVDIPKIVRNTIEEIGYTRAKYGFDCNTCAVLTSIDEQSSDIAMGVDEALERKEGAMQDDVEALGAGDQGIMFGFACNETEELMPLPISLAHKLAKRLSDVRKNGTLDYLRPDGKTQVTVEYDGDKPVRVDTVLISTQHCPDVDHTTIEKDLVENVINKIVPANLIDDNTRILVNPTGRFVIGGPQGDAGLTGRKIIVDTYGGYSRHGGGAFSGKDSTKVDRSAAYAARYVAKNIVAAGIADKCEVQLAYAIGVAQPVSILVDTFGTGKISEDAISELIAKHFDLRPGAIINYLNLRRPIFRKTAAYGHFGRNDADFTWEKTDKAEILKKEAFGA
- a CDS encoding phosphodiester glycosidase family protein; translated protein: MKFIKKTSIALALALMLSASGAAHAQGTLIYEKQNQEVLAKGIVYKNIYRFTEGGIVNINLIEADVRDSEVDFDVLYNKEGFSKRAKLSTMVSQSPDVVAAVNGDFFSMSSPSFSLGAIVKDGKLLSNPHYEEQKYASILVDGSRNVVFDYISPNVKAQNVARGVDVPVAAVNKPSQYYANIVAYTKEYSAKSPGATSAYYDVCEVVVDSGSVIDVRYGQPAVDIPENGYVLSAGGNNGLVLRDNFAAGEQVSLDTSLTLNYGDVETAMGAGSVLLKNGEYTPLTQNIKGKSQRTAIGLMPSGKLVMFTSDGRLTHSPGMDASEVAGYLKELGCTDAVMLDGGGSTELIAKGSIKNTLTDGSERAILNAFAVKSLSQKGAFDHLGGYLVKATSYVGEGVPVKLTFHDASGNQLDLGANSAQFTSSGISGYYSNGAFVPTSAGKGTVTASYGGTSISFELEAIEKTSSDSLFDSELTRSDLEGGTTLAFLGDMSMPKEQKLMDRLIVSKLQESIASLGASKAVVIGNNNSSGTAKLSGRLIDVKSGFRAIEIDPETAVVTLENSSGTFYKQAGQWNFINTILSSNYKNVIVVFTSKSQLGFADEVNIFKDNVYQAAKDKNICVVYKGSEFSQTVEGNARYVSIPDYADLSKGDFWNDYKYLAINIKPDGIKYGHVNIFKQTEN